One window of Chryseobacterium indologenes genomic DNA carries:
- a CDS encoding DUF6804 family protein, translated as MKPFLTFCALCCFAGIFKLPIEYYTFLRIIISIGALLVLYNTLSSKQHYFSILFLIILILFNPVFPFYLYRKSIWIPIDIITGILFLLTNFAERKEQKKEEEVPEETTKQSAPIHQRTVSRDRIINPKKPKEE; from the coding sequence ATGAAACCATTCCTCACCTTCTGTGCGTTATGTTGTTTCGCTGGTATTTTCAAACTTCCTATAGAATATTATACTTTTCTTAGAATTATTATTTCCATTGGAGCATTATTGGTTTTATACAATACACTGAGCTCTAAACAACATTATTTCAGTATATTATTTCTAATCATTCTCATTCTTTTCAATCCCGTTTTTCCTTTTTATTTATATAGGAAAAGCATTTGGATCCCGATTGATATCATCACAGGAATTTTATTTCTGCTGACCAACTTCGCAGAAAGAAAAGAACAAAAAAAGGAAGAAGAAGTTCCTGAAGAAACCACGAAACAATCTGCTCCCATCCACCAAAGAACTGTTTCAAGAGACAGAATCATTAATCCTAAAAAACCAAAAGAAGAATAA
- a CDS encoding beta-carotene 15,15'-monooxygenase — protein sequence MDTTSIKNLFKLKSVPIESKQEHLPKNNIIPIDESLEETRKRTYHESGYRDSSRTNGNHSTLSICLDAVYSKFQNEEKEMVEKQKNLKESYVNEQKNRETEIKALTVSQETKEEQLKNKNIEIENHQHTIENLKAEILDLPRNPEKHHINATRGASAKFWIGLFLLIPITLYLGTFYISTSYSAFFKSFDAKSTIIQSVLDAQAFSKAWNEGVIEGAFVTLIPFVFLGLGYLIHMFWENKTRANYIKLGLLFIVTFIFDCILAYEIESKLYELNKTFESPPFDIKIAFTKIQFWGIIFAGFIVYIIWGLVFDFVMKEHREKDKIKNEQEIRQKRIEFFQEKINVLKKEIEEILTNIGSTKELIIKTRGRIEELQNIIDGVIIPTKDYKLYASEYVQGWITFIGEKIAVSRTEKQTMIDDCISTYNANLETVGANSDNQNLVYLSSL from the coding sequence ATGGATACCACTAGTATAAAAAATTTATTTAAACTCAAATCCGTTCCGATAGAGTCCAAACAGGAACACCTTCCTAAAAACAATATCATTCCAATTGATGAATCTCTCGAAGAAACCCGAAAAAGGACCTATCATGAATCAGGTTACAGGGACAGCTCACGAACCAACGGAAACCACTCTACTCTATCCATTTGCCTGGATGCCGTTTATTCGAAATTTCAGAACGAAGAAAAGGAAATGGTCGAAAAACAGAAAAATCTGAAAGAATCCTACGTCAACGAACAAAAAAACAGAGAAACTGAAATTAAGGCGCTGACAGTATCACAGGAAACAAAAGAAGAGCAGCTAAAAAACAAAAATATAGAAATTGAAAATCATCAGCATACAATTGAAAATTTAAAAGCTGAAATCCTTGATCTACCCAGAAACCCGGAAAAGCACCATATAAATGCGACAAGGGGAGCTTCTGCAAAATTCTGGATCGGGCTTTTCCTTTTGATTCCCATCACTTTATATTTAGGAACATTTTATATCTCAACTTCTTATTCAGCTTTTTTCAAAAGTTTTGATGCAAAAAGTACAATTATCCAAAGTGTTTTAGATGCACAGGCTTTCAGTAAAGCGTGGAACGAAGGAGTAATTGAAGGAGCTTTTGTTACCTTGATCCCGTTTGTATTTCTCGGGTTGGGATATTTGATTCATATGTTTTGGGAGAATAAAACAAGAGCCAATTATATCAAGCTGGGATTATTATTTATCGTAACATTTATTTTCGACTGCATTTTAGCCTACGAAATTGAGTCAAAATTGTATGAATTAAACAAAACTTTTGAATCACCACCATTTGATATTAAAATTGCTTTTACCAAAATTCAGTTTTGGGGAATTATTTTCGCTGGATTCATTGTATACATTATTTGGGGACTGGTTTTCGACTTTGTAATGAAAGAACACCGTGAAAAAGATAAGATTAAAAATGAACAGGAAATCAGACAGAAGAGGATTGAGTTCTTTCAGGAAAAAATCAATGTCCTGAAAAAGGAAATTGAAGAAATCCTGACCAATATCGGAAGTACAAAAGAATTAATTATCAAAACACGAGGAAGAATAGAAGAACTTCAGAATATTATTGACGGTGTGATCATACCTACTAAAGATTACAAATTGTATGCGTCAGAGTATGTTCAAGGCTGGATCACTTTTATCGGTGAAAAAATAGCAGTATCAAGAACGGAAAAGCAAACGATGATTGATGACTGCATTTCAACCTACAATGCCAATCTGGAAACCGTGGGTGCTAATTCTGACAATCAAAATTTAGTGTATTTATCATCTTTATAA
- a CDS encoding GNAT family N-acetyltransferase, with protein MSNIIWKIKTFDEFTVPELYSVLKARIDVFVIEQNCPYPDLDNYDQKAVHIWAEEDGEVLAYCRVFDKGIKYDETSFGRVLTTEQARGKSLGKQLIQYAVETIENRFHTSEIKISAQDYLLRFYSGFGFIDTGKKYLEDDIPHTEMIRK; from the coding sequence ATGAGTAATATTATCTGGAAAATCAAAACGTTTGATGAGTTCACCGTTCCTGAGTTGTATTCAGTACTGAAAGCACGTATTGACGTTTTTGTTATTGAACAGAATTGTCCTTATCCTGACTTGGATAATTATGATCAGAAAGCAGTTCACATCTGGGCTGAGGAAGACGGAGAAGTGCTTGCCTATTGCCGTGTTTTTGACAAAGGAATAAAATATGATGAAACTTCCTTCGGCAGAGTTCTGACAACAGAGCAGGCGAGAGGTAAAAGTCTGGGAAAACAGCTGATACAATATGCCGTAGAAACAATAGAAAACCGTTTTCACACTTCTGAAATCAAAATATCTGCACAGGATTATCTTTTAAGATTCTATAGTGGATTCGGATTTATAGATACGGGCAAGAAGTATCTGGAAGATGATATTCCGCATACGGAAATGATAAGAAAATAA
- the yihA gene encoding ribosome biogenesis GTP-binding protein YihA/YsxC → MIIKTAEFVKSSGKWQECPEPNIPEYAFIGRSNVGKSSLINAMMNHKDLAKTSQTPGKTQLINHFLVNENWYLTDLPGYGYAKVSKVQRKDFEKLITNYILNRRNLVNLFVLVDIRHTPQKIDLEFIQWCGESGIPFSIVFTKSDKLKPNVAIKNVEDYKAELHKTWEDLPELYVTSAEKKEGGDNILNFIQKTNEFLINNNISFDE, encoded by the coding sequence ATGATTATCAAGACAGCAGAGTTTGTAAAGAGCAGCGGAAAATGGCAGGAATGCCCTGAACCTAATATTCCTGAATATGCTTTTATCGGAAGATCAAACGTAGGAAAGTCATCATTGATCAACGCAATGATGAACCATAAAGACCTGGCCAAGACATCACAGACTCCAGGAAAAACCCAGCTGATCAATCATTTTTTAGTGAATGAAAACTGGTACCTTACGGATTTACCGGGCTACGGTTATGCAAAGGTTTCAAAAGTTCAGCGAAAGGATTTTGAAAAGCTGATCACGAATTATATTCTGAACAGAAGAAATCTTGTCAACCTTTTTGTATTGGTAGATATAAGACATACTCCACAGAAAATTGATCTGGAATTTATTCAATGGTGTGGGGAAAGTGGAATACCTTTTTCTATTGTATTTACCAAGTCTGACAAGCTAAAACCGAACGTTGCCATTAAAAACGTTGAAGATTATAAAGCTGAACTTCATAAAACCTGGGAAGATCTACCAGAACTGTATGTGACCTCAGCAGAAAAGAAAGAGGGCGGAGATAACATTCTTAATTTTATTCAGAAGACCAATGAGTTTTTAATCAATAATAATATAAGCTTCGATGAGTAA
- a CDS encoding alpha/beta fold hydrolase, whose product MIFSTKKEKKYSYVEAGEGHPLVLLHGLMGGLSNFDKMVDFFSERGFKVYVPQLPIYDLPVLNTNLTTIAKYIIKFIESHISGPVTIMGNSMGGHVGLILTLARPDLVKNLVLTGSSGLYERTFGDSFPRKNDRSYIRKKTEEVFYDPKIATEDLVDEVFAVVNDRMKGIKTVMLARSAIKHNMLNDLPKITTPTCLIWGKQDNVTPPEVAEDMHKFIPNSDLFWIDHCGHAAMMEKPDEFNEILYNWIKDKV is encoded by the coding sequence ATGATATTTAGTACAAAAAAAGAAAAGAAATATTCCTATGTAGAAGCGGGAGAAGGACATCCATTAGTGCTGTTGCACGGGTTAATGGGTGGTTTGAGTAATTTCGATAAAATGGTAGATTTTTTTTCGGAAAGAGGCTTTAAAGTATATGTTCCTCAGTTGCCGATCTATGATCTGCCGGTACTCAATACGAATCTTACCACTATCGCAAAATATATTATCAAGTTTATAGAAAGTCATATTTCAGGTCCGGTTACCATTATGGGAAACTCAATGGGAGGGCATGTAGGGCTTATCTTGACTTTAGCAAGACCTGATTTGGTGAAAAATCTTGTGCTTACAGGAAGTTCCGGATTGTATGAAAGAACTTTCGGGGACAGTTTTCCAAGGAAAAATGACCGGTCTTATATCAGAAAGAAAACGGAAGAGGTTTTCTATGATCCAAAGATTGCGACAGAGGATCTTGTGGATGAAGTTTTTGCGGTGGTAAATGACAGAATGAAAGGAATAAAAACAGTAATGCTGGCAAGAAGTGCCATCAAACACAATATGCTGAACGACCTTCCGAAGATTACGACACCTACGTGTCTGATCTGGGGTAAACAGGATAATGTAACTCCTCCGGAAGTAGCAGAAGACATGCACAAGTTTATTCCGAATTCGGATTTATTCTGGATAGATCATTGCGGCCATGCAGCAATGATGGAGAAGCCGGATGAATTCAATGAAATCCTGTACAACTGGATAAAAGATAAAGTTTAA
- the mraZ gene encoding division/cell wall cluster transcriptional repressor MraZ encodes MKNFIGTYECKIDDKGRLKVPSSLIKQMENFEDKAFVVKRSVFQPCLEVYPMNAWDKLMGKINKLNRFIKKNADFIRMFTAGVKTVELDNAGRLQISKDLTVFANLQKDIVITSAGELFEIWDKDAYEKVIATNEADFASLAEDVMGSFDEE; translated from the coding sequence ATGAAAAATTTCATTGGGACATATGAGTGTAAAATTGACGACAAAGGCCGCTTAAAAGTTCCTTCATCTTTAATTAAACAGATGGAAAACTTCGAAGACAAGGCATTTGTAGTCAAAAGATCTGTGTTCCAACCCTGTCTGGAAGTCTATCCTATGAATGCATGGGACAAACTGATGGGCAAAATTAATAAACTGAACAGATTCATAAAAAAGAATGCTGATTTCATACGAATGTTTACTGCAGGAGTAAAAACAGTAGAATTGGATAATGCAGGAAGATTACAGATATCGAAAGACCTGACCGTTTTTGCAAATCTTCAGAAAGATATTGTGATTACCAGCGCAGGAGAACTTTTCGAGATTTGGGACAAAGATGCCTATGAAAAGGTAATTGCTACCAATGAAGCTGATTTTGCAAGCCTTGCCGAAGATGTGATGGGCTCTTTTGACGAAGAATAG
- the rsmH gene encoding 16S rRNA (cytosine(1402)-N(4))-methyltransferase RsmH: MYHNPVLLKQSVDDLVTNPDGIYVDCTFGGGGHSREILSRLSDKGRLFSFDQDLDALKNTIDDPRFTLVNQNFRFLENSLLMYGVPQVDGVLADLGVSSHQFDEADRGFSTRSNAPLDMRMNVMQSLDAKRVINEYEESELADLFYHYGELREARKLAREIVHHRKTKSIDTTEDLKKLFSYIPPHKVNKFYAQLFQAIRIEVNQELEVLKEMLVQAYNVLKPEGRLVVISYHSLEDRLVKRFLKNGMFEGEPERDIYGNYKKAFELIKSKAIIPDDQEIEENSRARSAKMRTGIKI; the protein is encoded by the coding sequence ATGTATCATAACCCCGTTTTGTTGAAGCAGAGTGTTGATGATTTGGTGACGAATCCTGACGGAATATATGTGGACTGCACCTTTGGAGGCGGAGGCCACTCCAGGGAGATTTTGAGCAGACTTTCTGATAAAGGAAGATTGTTCAGCTTTGACCAGGATCTGGATGCACTTAAAAATACAATTGATGACCCTAGATTTACATTGGTTAATCAGAATTTCAGATTTCTGGAAAACTCATTACTGATGTACGGAGTTCCTCAGGTAGACGGTGTTTTGGCTGACCTGGGTGTTTCTTCACACCAGTTTGATGAAGCAGACAGAGGTTTCTCTACAAGAAGCAATGCTCCTTTGGATATGAGGATGAATGTAATGCAGAGCCTCGATGCCAAAAGAGTGATCAATGAATATGAAGAAAGTGAACTGGCAGATCTTTTCTATCACTATGGAGAATTAAGAGAAGCAAGAAAACTGGCGAGAGAAATTGTTCACCACAGAAAAACAAAAAGCATAGATACTACTGAGGATCTGAAAAAGCTTTTCAGCTACATTCCTCCTCATAAGGTCAATAAATTCTATGCCCAGCTTTTTCAGGCGATAAGAATTGAAGTTAACCAGGAGCTTGAAGTATTAAAAGAAATGCTGGTTCAGGCTTACAATGTGTTGAAACCGGAAGGAAGACTCGTTGTTATTTCTTACCACTCTTTAGAAGATCGTTTGGTAAAAAGATTCCTGAAAAACGGAATGTTCGAAGGAGAACCGGAAAGAGATATCTACGGAAATTATAAAAAGGCATTCGAGTTGATAAAGAGTAAAGCTATCATTCCTGATGACCAGGAGATCGAAGAAAACTCTAGAGCAAGAAGTGCTAAAATGAGAACAGGAATAAAGATATAA